The Kluyveromyces marxianus DMKU3-1042 DNA, complete genome, chromosome 6 genome window below encodes:
- the NAT4 gene encoding N-terminal L-serine N(alpha)-acetyltransferase NatD, whose protein sequence is MSNYNSRHLRLAAETLSTDLNGLSQLEVIFNVYSNRLNFSDVNYVNKVLPRCLQILKGNLGSFYEAHGSSVYGYEKCGNRDEWVKYKWNAMLEKDLVYITVSDRDNSEEICGFISFALSDSLSSEPEHRPALTRSTKPCLFLYEIHLEKSWQSRGLGSLIFSKILEPLASEMNSPSLELCVFTSNQIALDWYRNMGFKTSITFSKDLIGMSKIIAG, encoded by the coding sequence ATGTCAAATTATAACAGTCGGCACTTACGTCTAGCAGCTGAGACCCTTTCCACAGACTTAAATGGTTTGAGTCAATTAGAGGTCATATTTAACGTTTACAGTAATAGGCTAAATTTCTCAGATGTCAATTACGTAAATAAAGTACTTCCAAGATGCCTTCAGATACTTAAAGGAAATTTGGGGAGTTTCTATGAGGCCCATGGGTCCTCAGTCTACGGATACGAAAAATGTGGTAATAGAGATGAATGGGTTAAGTACAAGTGGAACGCAATGCTGGAAAAAGATTTGGTATATATCACGGTATCAGATCGAGATAACTCAGAAGAAATTTGTGGCTTCATATCATTTGCATTATCTGATTCTTTAAGCTCCGAACCTGAGCACCGGCCGGCGCTGACTAGATCAACTAAACCTtgcctttttctttacgAAATTCACTTAGAGAAAAGTTGGCAATCACGTGGTCTAGGTTCCTTAATATTTAGCAAGATTCTAGAACCCTTAGCGTCAGAAATGAATAGTCCATCTCTTGAATTGTGTGTTTTCACTAGCAATCAGATTGCACTAGACTGGTACAGGAATATGGGATTTAAAACCTCTATtactttttcaaaggaCCTGATAGGCATGAGT
- the NEM1 gene encoding Nem1-Spo7 phosphatase catalytic subunit NEM1, protein MNAIYFLSNALPVPEETQVKEEASVIEEEPVEKVDTDKDVSISTNRILARWLWSILIFLPYYLLIKPISTIWYVITFPLNLMETNTKDKRRLKGDMNTESRGHDGNEELSNTYKMKQKSSKYHIEDDLSPNDEIIINEDKMKPKPISETLGKFHFPKKLVPQSMLLSSSRKLLILDLDETLIHSMSSSRSSSGPNSSTSLGDKNPGATTPIVHYVEVRFPQTNITSLYNVAKRPYCDMFLQHTSQWYDIAIFTASMKEYADPVIDWLEQTCSIDIKYRWYRDHCTLRPGVGYVKDIGTVVNQIETRELSQMIIIDNSPISYAMHLDNAIQVHGWINDPSDCELLHLLPLLKAMRHVTDSRCILALKSGRASIST, encoded by the coding sequence ATGAATGCAATCTATTTTCTCTCTAATGCGCTTCCGGTCCCCGAAGAGACCCAAGTCAAGGAGGAAGCTTCAGTAATAGAGGAAGAACCCGTTGAAAAGGTAGATACTGATAAAGATGTAAGCATTTCCACCAATAGGATACTAGCTAGATGGCTATGGTCTATTCTAATATTTCTACCATACTACCTATTAATAAAGCCGATTAGTACAATATGGTACGTTATAACATTTCCCTTGAATTTGATGGAAACAAACACAAAGGACAAAAGGCGATTGAAAGGAGATATGAACACGGAATCGCGTGGCCACGATGGGAACGAAGAACTCTCAAACACATATAAGATGAAACAGAAGTCTTCAAAGTATCACATTGAAGATGATCTTTCCCCTAACGATgagattattattaatgaAGACAAGATGAAACCTAAGCCGATATCTGAGACACTAGGGAAATTCCACTTCCCAAAAAAACTAGTTCCTCAATCCATGTTGCTATCTTCAAGTAGGAAACTATTGATTTTAGACCTTGACGAAACTTTAATTCATTCCATGTCCAGCAGCAGATCCAGCAGTGGACctaattcttcaacatcgCTTGGCGATAAGAACCCCGGTGCAACGACGCCGATAGTGCATTATGTCGAGGTTCGTTTCCCACAGACTAATATAACATCGTTATACAACGTTGCAAAGAGACCATACTGTGATATGTTTCTACAGCATACCAGCCAATGGTACGATATTGCGATCTTTACTGCATCAATGAAGGAATATGCAGACCCAGTTATCGATTGGTTAGAACAAACATGTTCGATAGATATTAAGTACAGGTGGTACAGAGACCACTGCACACTACGGCCGGGCGTCGGGTACGTCAAGGATATCGGCACCGTGGTGAATCAGATAGAAACACGAGAACTTTCTCAGATGATCATCATAGACAATAGCCCTATAAGCTACGCTATGCATCTAGACAACGCTATTCAGGTGCACGGTTGGATTAACGACCCCAGCGACTGCGAACTCCTGCACTTATTACCTCTACTAAAAGCCATGCGTCACGTGACCGACTCACGTTGCATCCTTGCCCTTAAATCAGGACGCGCATCCATATCCACGTGA
- the MAE1 gene encoding malate dehydrogenase (oxaloacetate-decarboxylating), which yields MLKLPKKLVVTKYYSSVTNKNLSSVTRDNTFMSTPQCDDTHYHKIPIGKDAARLQKQKKITRLSVDGPIECPMEGFQLLNSPLFNKGSAFTLEERKAFGLEGLLPPQVNTLDEQVERAYKQLCYLKTPLAQNDFMTSMRVQNKVLFFELVRRHIRQLVPIIYTPTEGDAIAAYSHRFRKPEGVFLDITEPDSIDDRLAAYGEDKDVDYIVVSDGEGILGIGDQGIGGVRIAISKLALMTLCGGVHPGRVMPVALDVGTNNKELARDELYMGNRFSRIRGKQYDEFVDKFIKALKKRFPSAVLHFEDFGVTTARPLLERYRNELACFNDDIQGTGAVVMASFIAALKHTNRDLLESKVLVYGAGSAGLGIADQIVNHMVTHGLTPEEARSKIYLMDRKGLILDNMQNDSNPAQFLFAKPSSEWSDVNTESLVDVVSRVEPTCLIGCSTQAGAFNKAVVETMYKHNNRPIIFPLSNPTRLHEAVPEDLLKWTNYDALVATGSPFPPVNGYRISENNNCFSFPGIGLGAVLSRAKVISDKMISAAVDQLADLSPLKPGDSKPGLLPPLEEINDTSAKVATAVILQALEEGSARIEDETIPGSDEKVKVPRDFDSCLEWVRKQMWKPEYRPLVKVEHDPEVHTHQI from the coding sequence ATGTTGAAACTACCTAAGAAGTTGGTTGTTACTAAGTACTACTCCTCAGTCACCAACAAGAACCTAAGTTCTGTGACGAGGGACAACACATTTATGTCTACACCACAATGTGATGACACACATTATCATAAAATCCCAATTGGTAAAGATGCTGCTAGACTccaaaagcaaaaaaagattaCCAGACTATCAGTTGACGGTCCAATTGAATGTCCAATGGAGGGTTTCCAATTGCTAAATTCGCCATTGTTCAACAAGGGATCTGCTTTCACCTTGGAGGAAAGAAAGGCTTTCGGTCTAGAAGGTTTGCTACCTCCACAAGTCAACACTCTTGACGAACAAGTTGAAAGAGCCTACAAGCAACTGTGCTACTTAAAGACACCATTGGCACAAAATGACTTTATGACCTCAATGAGAGTTCAAAACAaagttttgttctttgagTTAGTGAGAAGACATATTAGGCAATTGGTTCCTATCATTTACACACCAACCGAAGGTGATGCCATTGCAGCTTACTCCCACAGATTCAGAAAGCCAGAAGGTGTGTTTTTGGATATCACTGAACCAGACTCTATTGACGATCGTCTTGCCGCTTATGGAGAAGACAAAGATGTAGACTACATTGTTGTATCAGATGGTGAAGGTATTCTAGGTATCGGTGACCAAGGTATCGGTGGTGTTAGAATTGCCATCTCTAAATTGGCCTTGATGACCTTATGCGGTGGTGTCCATCCAGGTAGAGTGATGCCAGTCGCCCTAGATGTTGGTACTAACAACAAAGAATTAGCTAGAGATGAATTATACATGGGTAACAGATTCAGCCGTATTCGTGGAAAACAATATGATGAATTCGTAGATAAATTCATCAAggctttgaaaaagagattCCCTAGTGCAGTTCTTCATTTCGAAGATTTTGGTGTTACCACTGCTAGACCTTTACTAGAACGTTACAGAAATGAGCTAGCCTGTTTCAACGATGATATCCAAGGTACTGGTGCTGTGGTTATGGCTTCTTTCATTGCTGCTTTGAAACACACAAATAGAGATTTGTTAGAATCAAAAGTCTTGGTGTACGGTGCCGGCTCAGCTGGTTTGGGTATTGCCGACCAAATTGTTAACCACATGGTAACTCATGGTCTAACTCCAGAAGAGGCAAGATCAAAGATTTACTTGATGGACAGAAAGGGTTTGATTCTAGACAACATGCAAAACGACTCGAATCCTGCACAATTCTTGTTTGCTAAGCCAAGCAGCGAATGGTCAGATGTCAACACAGAATCATTGGTTGATGTTGTTTCGCGCGTTGAGCCAACTTGTTTGATTGGTTGTTCAACTCAAGCAGGTGCTTTCAACAAAGCTGTCGTTGAAACCATGTACAAACACAATAACAGACCTATTATCTTCCCTCTATCTAACCCTACAAGACTACATGAGGCTGTTCCAGAAGATTTACTAAAATGGACAAACTACGATGCTTTAGTCGCTACCGGATCTCCATTCCCACCAGTCAACGGGTACCGTATCTCTGAGAACAACAATTGTTTCTCATTCCCAGGTATTGGTCTAGGTGCAGTTTTGTCACGTGCTAAGGTCATTTCTGATAAGATGATCAGTGCTGCTGTCGATCAATTGGCTGACCTTTCGCCTCTAAAGCCTGGTGACTCAAAGCCTGGTTTATTACCACCTctagaagaaatcaatgaCACTTCCGCTAAAGTCGCCACAGCAGTTATCCTTCAagctcttgaagaagggTCAGCAAGAATCGAGGATGAAACTATTCCAGGCTCTGACGAGAAGGTAAAGGTTCCAAGAGACTTTGATTCCTGTCTCGAATGGGTTAGAAAGCAAATGTGGAAGCCAGAATACAGACCTTTGGTTAAGGTGGAGCATGACCCAGAAGTGCACACCCATCAAATCTGA